The following coding sequences lie in one Montipora foliosa isolate CH-2021 chromosome 11, ASM3666993v2, whole genome shotgun sequence genomic window:
- the LOC137977646 gene encoding regulator of G-protein signaling rgs-2-like, which produces MSAKTWKTESVHSRNHDTSWYYDFSQPIEQDWSRTQNTQLEIYLKETNIKKATLEFEEVAREPIYNSRRKDYCCLCSCFCCSCDWYCPARRFRVGSMDPSSSKNYSPKPSREEVEEWGISFEKLLTSKTGVKIFHDFLKSQYSEENLLFWLAVEKLKKETDQAAVKELAQTIYRDYLSSESPKEVSIDHRTRQMIEEVMEEPDQTVYDHAQRHVYYVMYQDCYPRFIVSNVFKALQMNHN; this is translated from the exons ATGAGCGCAAAAACTTGGAAG ACCGAATCAGTCCATAGTCGAAACCACGATACGTCATGGTATTACGACTTCAGTCAACCGATTGAACAGGACTGGTCACGG actcAAAACACACAGCTGGAAATATACTTGAAGGAGACTAACATCAAGAAAGCCACTCTTGAATTCGAGGAAGTCGCGCGTGAACCGATATACAACAGCAGACGAAAAGACTATTGTTGCTTATGTTCGTGCTTCTGTTGCTCCTGTGATTGGTATTG CCCGGCCAGGAGATTCCGTGTGGGCAGTATGGATCCTTCTTCGAGCAAAAACTACAGTCCCAA ACCGAGCAGAGAGGAAGTCGAAGAATGGGGAATAAGCTTTGAAAAACTACTTACAAGCAAAA CTGGCGTAAAAATCTTTCACGACTTTTTGAAGTCTCAATATTCTGAAGAAAACTTGTTATTTTGGTTGGCGGTGGAGAAACTCAAGAAAGAAACAGATCAGGCAGCGGTCAAAGAGCTTGCGCAAACCATTTACCGCGATTACTTATCGTCAGAATCGCCGAAAGAG GTCAGCATAGACCACAGAACTCGCCAAATGATCGAGGAGGTCATGGAGGAACCGGACCAGACAGTTTACGACCACGCACAACGGCATGTCTACTACGTCATGTACCAGGACTGTTACCCAAGATTCATAGTATCGAACGTATTCAAGGCGCTGCAAATGAATCATAACTGA